A genomic stretch from Gammaproteobacteria bacterium includes:
- a CDS encoding acireductone dioxygenase — translation MSRLIIYAEHDAHPIETFTDGAEIGRRLGALGVRFERWEAARTLADDASQDDILAAYRTQVDALIEEYGFKSVDVVSIDPTHPDKTALRAKFLDEHIHSDFEVRFFVDGQGLFYIRADGKVYGVLCEQGDLISVPANTPHWFDMGENPHFKCIRLFTTPAGWVAQFTGDKIASRYPQFS, via the coding sequence ATGAGTCGTCTGATTATCTATGCCGAGCACGACGCCCACCCGATCGAGACCTTCACCGACGGCGCTGAAATCGGCCGCCGCCTGGGTGCCCTCGGGGTGCGCTTCGAGCGTTGGGAGGCGGCGCGGACCCTTGCGGATGATGCCAGCCAGGACGATATCCTGGCGGCCTATCGGACCCAGGTCGATGCGCTGATAGAGGAATACGGCTTCAAATCGGTCGATGTGGTGAGCATCGATCCGACCCACCCCGACAAGACTGCGCTGCGTGCCAAGTTTCTGGATGAACACATCCACAGCGATTTCGAGGTGCGTTTCTTTGTCGACGGCCAGGGCCTGTTCTACATCCGCGCCGACGGCAAGGTGTACGGCGTACTGTGCGAGCAGGGCGATCTGATCAGCGTCCCGGCCAACACGCCACACTGGTTCGACATGGGTGAAAACCCACATTTCAAGTGCATCCGGCTGTTCACCACCCCCGCGGGCTGGGTGGCGCAGTTCACCGGCGACAAGATCGCGTCCCGCTATCCGCAGTTCAGTTGA
- a CDS encoding methylthioribulose 1-phosphate dehydratase, with translation MSAVPVDDSLWSQQVRALIEAGRELHARGWVPATSGNFSARLSAAEIALTVSGRHKGRLDESGIMRADLDGKAVGGEQRPSAETLLHTQLYRRDPGIGVVLHVHSINATLISRAVRRAGGQALVLTGYELLKAFPGRATHTVTMHVPVFDNDQDIPRLAAQVDAWFDTGSDTGESLYGYLIAGHGLYAWGRNMAETLRHLEAFDFLFECELRERGMCQP, from the coding sequence ATGTCCGCTGTCCCGGTCGATGACAGTCTCTGGTCGCAACAGGTCCGTGCCCTGATCGAGGCGGGTCGTGAACTGCATGCGCGCGGCTGGGTGCCGGCGACCAGCGGGAATTTTTCCGCCCGCCTGAGCGCCGCGGAAATCGCGCTGACGGTCTCCGGCCGCCACAAGGGCAGGTTGGACGAATCGGGTATCATGCGCGCCGATCTGGACGGCAAGGCCGTCGGCGGTGAGCAGCGGCCTTCGGCGGAGACGCTGCTGCACACGCAGTTGTACCGGCGCGATCCCGGGATCGGTGTGGTGCTGCATGTGCATTCGATCAATGCGACGCTGATCTCGCGTGCGGTGCGGCGGGCCGGTGGGCAGGCCCTGGTGCTGACCGGTTACGAACTGCTGAAGGCGTTTCCCGGTCGTGCCACGCACACAGTCACGATGCACGTGCCGGTATTCGACAACGACCAGGATATCCCGCGGCTTGCCGCCCAGGTCGATGCCTGGTTCGATACCGGATCGGATACGGGCGAGTCGCTCTACGGCTATCTGATCGCCGGTCACGGTCTGTATGCCTGGGGACGCAATATGGCGGAGACGCTGCGTCACCTGGAGGCCTTCGACTTTCTGTTTGAATGTGAACTCCGTGAACGGGGGATGTGCCAGCCATGA
- a CDS encoding helix-hairpin-helix domain-containing protein, producing the protein MNHDDYLYQDRTWFDQIAAQLLRCCRQCLPRQQGCLWSGGFAVFAALCVAWAAGLSVHVVLAELPWNQAMAQVLAVLLLLAAARHFLAATGLSAVAAQPRHKPIRRTVARRPVSGAAVPAIEAPTAASPAPAPIPSPPVQDDAQPFFRAVKAAGINVRIARALYAAGLRTAEQVRAADDRELLAMPGIGVATLRKLRVKFGLPRTTA; encoded by the coding sequence ATGAACCATGACGACTACCTCTATCAGGACCGCACCTGGTTCGACCAGATCGCGGCACAGCTGCTGCGCTGCTGCAGGCAGTGTCTGCCACGCCAGCAGGGGTGTCTCTGGAGCGGTGGGTTCGCCGTGTTCGCCGCCCTGTGTGTCGCCTGGGCCGCGGGCCTGAGTGTGCACGTCGTGCTCGCCGAACTCCCGTGGAATCAGGCGATGGCGCAGGTCCTGGCCGTCCTGCTGCTGCTGGCCGCGGCACGGCATTTCCTGGCCGCCACGGGGCTGAGCGCGGTCGCCGCGCAGCCGCGGCACAAGCCCATCCGGCGCACCGTCGCGCGCCGTCCGGTCAGCGGCGCGGCCGTCCCGGCGATCGAGGCACCCACCGCTGCATCGCCTGCGCCAGCCCCGATCCCGTCCCCGCCCGTTCAGGATGACGCACAGCCGTTCTTCCGCGCCGTCAAGGCGGCCGGTATCAATGTGCGCATCGCGCGCGCCCTCTATGCGGCGGGTTTGCGCACTGCCGAACAGGTACGTGCGGCCGACGATCGGGAGCTGCTCGCCATGCCCGGCATCGGTGTCGCCACGCTGCGCAAATTACGGGTGAAGTTCGGCCTGCCGCGGACCACGGCCTGA
- a CDS encoding YhdH/YhfP family quinone oxidoreductase: MTAFTAFRIHQDASHHRAGLEALRLDQLSPGEVTVRVEWSAINYKDALAVTGRGKILRHSPLVGGADAAGRVEASTDPSLPVGTRVVVTGGGLGEVCDGGFAPYLRVPAALVIPLPEGLSTRQAMVIGTAGFTAALALARMEQNGQTPDLGPILVTGASGGVGSFTTALCARQGYEVAALTLKPASIDYLQALGACKVILRDGLAMGQRALETARFGGVIEVLGGEYLGWAIRCVRPHGNVAVIGMATGTDFRTSVMPFILRGVNLLGINSVDVPRGQREQIWSRLARDLDATQLDHICAGEITLDELPAFCGEMLAGHVHGRTLVRVGG, from the coding sequence ATGACTGCCTTCACTGCCTTCCGGATCCATCAGGATGCGTCCCACCATCGTGCCGGGCTGGAAGCCCTCCGCCTTGACCAGCTGTCGCCGGGGGAGGTGACCGTGCGTGTCGAATGGTCGGCGATCAACTATAAGGATGCGCTGGCCGTCACCGGACGCGGCAAGATACTGCGGCACTCACCGCTGGTCGGGGGCGCCGATGCGGCAGGTCGTGTGGAGGCATCGACCGATCCGAGCCTGCCGGTGGGCACCCGGGTTGTAGTCACCGGCGGAGGCTTGGGCGAGGTGTGCGACGGTGGGTTCGCGCCCTACCTGCGCGTCCCCGCAGCGCTGGTGATTCCACTGCCCGAGGGCCTGTCCACACGGCAGGCGATGGTCATCGGCACTGCGGGCTTCACCGCCGCACTCGCGCTCGCGCGAATGGAGCAGAATGGCCAGACACCCGACCTCGGTCCGATCCTGGTGACGGGTGCGAGTGGCGGGGTGGGCAGTTTCACCACCGCCCTGTGCGCGCGGCAGGGCTACGAGGTCGCCGCGCTGACGCTGAAGCCGGCGAGCATCGACTATCTGCAGGCGCTGGGGGCGTGCAAAGTCATCCTGCGGGACGGGCTGGCGATGGGGCAGCGGGCGCTCGAGACCGCCCGCTTCGGTGGTGTGATCGAGGTACTCGGCGGCGAGTACCTCGGCTGGGCGATCCGCTGTGTGCGCCCGCACGGCAACGTCGCCGTCATCGGCATGGCCACCGGCACGGATTTCCGCACCTCGGTGATGCCCTTCATCCTGCGTGGTGTGAACCTGCTCGGCATCAACTCCGTCGATGTCCCGCGCGGGCAGCGTGAGCAGATCTGGTCGCGACTGGCCCGGGATCTCGATGCCACGCAGCTCGACCACATCTGCGCGGGTGAGATTACGCTGGACGAACTGCCGGCCTTCTGCGGAGAAATGCTCGCAGGGCATGTCCACGGGCGGACGCTGGTGAGGGTCGGTGGGTGA
- the ispG gene encoding flavodoxin-dependent (E)-4-hydroxy-3-methylbut-2-enyl-diphosphate synthase yields MSSRPSPVQRRPSMPVRIGPVTVGGGHPVVVQSMTNTDTADAAGTALQVAQLARAGSELVRITVNNDAAAAAVPEVRRRLDDMGVNVPLIGDFHFNGHRLLPRHPGCADALAKYRINPGNVGRGKKKDEQFATLIECARAHAKPVRIGVNWGSLDQELVVRMMDENTRRAEPLNTAEVTREALIVSALESARRAEELGLSRNQIILSVKMSGVQDLIAVYRDLARRCSYPLHLGLTEAGMGSKGIVASTAALAVLLQEGIGDTIRISLTPEPGGDRTREVIVAQEILQSMGLRAFTPQVAACPGCGRTTSTTFQQLAQDIQAYLRQQMPVWRTQYPGVEALTVAVMGCVVNGPGESKHADIGISLPGTGEVPVAPVYVDGEKTVTLKGETIAQDFHKIVDEYVRRRFGG; encoded by the coding sequence ATGTCCAGCCGCCCCAGTCCCGTCCAGCGTCGCCCCAGCATGCCTGTCCGCATCGGTCCGGTGACCGTCGGCGGCGGCCACCCGGTGGTGGTGCAGTCCATGACCAACACCGACACCGCCGACGCAGCGGGCACGGCGCTGCAGGTCGCACAGCTCGCCCGGGCCGGGTCGGAGCTGGTACGCATCACGGTCAACAACGACGCGGCCGCCGCGGCCGTGCCGGAGGTCCGCCGGCGGCTCGACGATATGGGCGTGAACGTGCCACTGATCGGCGACTTCCATTTCAATGGCCACCGGCTGCTGCCCAGACACCCGGGCTGCGCCGACGCGCTCGCCAAATACCGTATCAATCCCGGTAATGTCGGTCGTGGCAAGAAGAAGGATGAACAGTTCGCCACGCTGATCGAGTGCGCACGCGCGCACGCCAAGCCCGTGCGCATCGGCGTGAACTGGGGCAGCCTCGATCAGGAACTGGTGGTGCGCATGATGGACGAGAATACCCGCCGCGCCGAACCGCTGAATACCGCCGAGGTCACACGCGAAGCATTGATCGTCTCCGCCCTCGAGAGCGCGCGACGCGCCGAGGAACTCGGCCTCAGTCGCAATCAGATCATCCTGTCGGTGAAGATGAGCGGGGTGCAGGACCTGATCGCCGTGTACCGTGACCTCGCCCGCCGCTGCAGCTATCCGCTGCACCTGGGACTCACCGAGGCCGGTATGGGCAGCAAGGGTATCGTCGCCTCGACCGCCGCGCTCGCGGTGCTGTTGCAGGAAGGCATCGGTGACACCATCCGCATCTCGCTCACGCCCGAACCCGGCGGCGACCGTACCCGGGAGGTGATCGTCGCGCAGGAGATCCTGCAGTCCATGGGCCTGCGTGCCTTCACCCCGCAGGTTGCCGCCTGTCCTGGCTGCGGCCGCACCACCAGCACCACCTTTCAACAGCTCGCGCAGGACATCCAGGCCTATCTACGTCAGCAGATGCCGGTGTGGCGCACGCAGTACCCCGGCGTCGAGGCCCTCACCGTCGCGGTCATGGGCTGCGTGGTCAACGGCCCCGGCGAGAGCAAACATGCCGATATCGGCATCAGCCTCCCGGGGACCGGCGAAGTCCCGGTCGCACCGGTGTACGTCGACGGTGAGAAGACGGTGACCTTGAAGGGCGAGACGATCGCACAGGATTTCCACAAGATCGTCGACGAGTATGTGCGGCGGCGGTTCGGCGGGTAA
- a CDS encoding sulfurtransferase, producing MSASPLLSAAELAGHLDDPGWRIIDCRFDLQHPEAGEAAYGEAHIPGALYAHLERDLAGPITPDSGRHPLPDPQRLCATFSAWGISPDTQVVCYDAQANAYAGRLWWLLRWLGHERVAVLDGGLQAWVGGAYPRSATPSQVTPAIFQGSARADMVVATAELAAQIGSGTHRLVDVRTPERFAGEKESIDPVAGHIPGARNLPYQSNLDASECYLPPEVLKKMYRRVLDDVSPEHCVLMCGSGVTACHSLLALELAGLAGAKLYAGSWSEWIRDPGRPVATTTR from the coding sequence ATGTCCGCTTCACCCCTGCTCTCGGCGGCCGAACTCGCCGGGCACCTCGACGACCCCGGCTGGCGCATCATCGACTGCCGCTTCGATCTGCAGCACCCCGAGGCCGGCGAGGCCGCGTACGGTGAGGCCCACATCCCCGGGGCACTGTACGCCCACCTGGAGCGCGACCTCGCCGGTCCGATCACGCCCGACAGCGGGCGCCACCCCCTGCCCGACCCGCAGCGCCTGTGCGCGACCTTCTCCGCCTGGGGCATCAGTCCGGACACCCAGGTCGTCTGCTACGACGCCCAGGCCAACGCCTACGCCGGACGCCTGTGGTGGCTGCTGCGCTGGCTCGGTCATGAACGCGTCGCCGTCCTCGATGGTGGCCTGCAGGCCTGGGTGGGCGGCGCCTACCCGCGCTCGGCTACGCCGTCCCAGGTCACGCCCGCCATCTTCCAGGGCAGCGCGCGCGCGGACATGGTCGTCGCCACGGCCGAACTCGCAGCGCAGATCGGCAGCGGCACCCATCGCCTGGTCGACGTGCGCACGCCAGAGCGCTTCGCCGGCGAAAAGGAGTCCATCGATCCGGTCGCCGGCCACATCCCCGGGGCGCGCAATCTTCCCTATCAGTCCAATCTGGATGCCAGCGAATGCTATCTGCCGCCGGAGGTGTTGAAGAAAATGTACCGCCGGGTGCTCGACGACGTGTCGCCGGAGCACTGTGTCCTGATGTGCGGCTCCGGCGTCACCGCCTGCCACAGCCTGCTCGCACTGGAACTCGCGGGGCTGGCCGGCGCCAAGCTGTATGCCGGCTCCTGGAGCGAGTGGATCCGCGATCCGGGGCGGCCGGTGGCGACCACCACCCGATAG
- a CDS encoding MBL fold metallo-hydrolase, which produces MSPDQPYRIHALELGPMENFIYLIEDLASRRAAVVDPAWDVPAILALAQARGVTISDVLLTHSHHDHINGIEELLRSCDAQIHLLKPEAQFWGRCLDLPTLHHGGDRIALGDTEIGILHTPGHTPGSACYRLGDDLITGDTLFVYGCGRCDLHGGDPEQMFWTLRALREKLPQEIVIRPGHNYAVTETSTLHEQIAGNPFLHFDDVARFTHYRMHYHDQHRDAPYGPVRKGEEMP; this is translated from the coding sequence ATGTCACCCGACCAGCCCTATCGCATCCACGCGCTCGAACTCGGGCCGATGGAGAACTTCATCTACCTGATCGAGGACCTCGCCAGCCGTCGGGCGGCGGTGGTGGACCCCGCCTGGGATGTGCCGGCCATCCTCGCACTGGCGCAGGCTCGCGGGGTGACCATCAGCGATGTACTGCTCACCCACAGTCACCACGACCACATCAACGGCATCGAGGAACTCCTGCGCAGCTGTGACGCCCAGATCCATCTGCTGAAGCCCGAGGCGCAGTTCTGGGGGCGCTGCCTGGATCTGCCGACCTTGCATCACGGTGGCGATCGCATTGCGCTCGGTGACACCGAGATCGGGATCCTGCATACCCCCGGCCACACGCCCGGTTCCGCCTGTTACCGGCTGGGCGATGATCTCATCACCGGGGACACGCTGTTCGTCTATGGTTGCGGTCGCTGCGACCTGCACGGTGGTGATCCGGAACAGATGTTCTGGACGCTGCGGGCCCTGCGCGAAAAGCTGCCGCAGGAAATCGTGATCCGTCCCGGCCACAACTACGCCGTCACCGAGACCTCGACCCTGCACGAACAGATCGCCGGCAACCCCTTCCTGCACTTCGACGACGTCGCGCGCTTCACCCACTACCGCATGCACTACCACGACCAGCACCGCGACGCGCCCTACGGCCCGGTGCGGAAGGGTGAGGAGATGCCTTAG